The following coding sequences lie in one Flavobacterium cyclinae genomic window:
- a CDS encoding HU family DNA-binding protein translates to MTKADIVAKISEKLGLEKGDVQATIESFMEEVKNSLETGDNVYLRGFGSFIIKTRAEKTGRNISKNTTIKIPAHNIPAFKPAKVFVESVKEKTEVTV, encoded by the coding sequence ATGACGAAAGCAGACATCGTAGCGAAAATTTCAGAAAAATTAGGACTTGAAAAAGGTGATGTACAAGCAACTATTGAGTCTTTTATGGAAGAAGTAAAAAACTCGCTTGAAACAGGTGATAATGTTTATTTAAGAGGTTTTGGAAGTTTTATCATCAAAACAAGAGCTGAAAAAACAGGAAGAAACATTTCTAAAAACACTACAATTAAAATTCCTGCTCACAACATTCCAGCTTTTAAACCTGCTAAAGTGTTTGTTGAAAGCGTTAAAGAAAAAACAGAAGTTACAGTATAA
- a CDS encoding gliding motility-associated protein GldE produces MDPDPASLLHSIDFEFLLGIIAILVLLACSAFISGSEVALFSLSQKDIDDISNKDFNSGRLISQLLEKPKRLLATILVANNFVNIAVVILFSSISGRLFDGIESSILRFTVEVVLVTFFLLLFGEVLPKIYANRNNMTFAKKVAIPISILNNVLSPISVPMRNGILFIEKKLNVQKGNFSVDQLSQALELTSQNDTTDGEQKILEGIVTFGNTEVRQVMSPRIDVFALNIEESFEEIMPKIVEKGYSRIPVYRENIDQIEGILFIKDLIPHIDNESFDWTKLLRQPFFVPENKKLDDLLKDFQGMKSHLAVVVDEYGGTSGIISLEDVLEEIVGDISDEFDDEDLIYSQIDDKNFLFEGKISLKDFYRIIEVDENEFESKKGEAETLAGFLLEISGNFPKKRQKITFHNLIFTIENVDKRRIKQIKVTLL; encoded by the coding sequence TTGGATCCTGATCCGGCCAGTTTACTACATTCTATAGATTTTGAATTCCTTTTAGGAATAATTGCAATTTTAGTATTGCTTGCTTGTTCTGCCTTTATTTCAGGTTCAGAAGTAGCCCTTTTTTCTCTTTCGCAAAAAGATATTGATGACATATCAAATAAAGATTTTAATAGCGGAAGACTCATTTCTCAATTACTGGAAAAACCCAAAAGGTTGTTAGCCACAATATTAGTTGCTAATAATTTTGTAAACATTGCAGTTGTAATATTGTTTTCTTCCATTAGTGGTCGTTTATTTGACGGTATTGAATCTTCTATTTTAAGATTTACGGTAGAAGTGGTACTTGTTACCTTTTTCCTATTATTATTTGGGGAAGTATTACCAAAAATTTACGCCAACAGAAACAATATGACCTTTGCTAAAAAAGTAGCCATTCCAATTTCAATTTTAAACAACGTATTATCACCTATTAGTGTTCCTATGCGAAACGGCATTCTGTTTATAGAAAAAAAACTCAATGTACAAAAAGGAAATTTTTCGGTAGACCAACTTTCGCAAGCACTAGAATTGACATCACAAAATGATACAACTGATGGTGAGCAAAAAATACTTGAAGGAATTGTAACTTTTGGAAACACAGAAGTACGCCAAGTAATGAGTCCTAGAATTGATGTTTTTGCATTAAACATTGAAGAATCTTTTGAAGAAATAATGCCAAAAATCGTTGAAAAAGGCTATTCACGAATTCCAGTTTACAGAGAAAATATTGATCAAATAGAAGGTATCCTATTTATTAAAGACTTAATTCCGCATATCGATAATGAATCTTTTGATTGGACCAAACTATTAAGACAACCTTTCTTTGTTCCGGAAAACAAAAAGCTTGATGATTTATTAAAAGATTTTCAAGGAATGAAAAGTCATTTAGCTGTTGTAGTAGATGAATATGGTGGGACTTCTGGAATTATTTCGTTAGAAGATGTTCTGGAGGAAATTGTAGGCGATATTAGTGATGAATTTGACGATGAAGATTTGATTTATTCTCAAATTGACGACAAAAATTTTCTTTTTGAAGGTAAAATTAGCTTGAAAGATTTTTATAGAATCATTGAAGTAGATGAAAATGAATTTGAAAGTAAAAAAGGTGAAGCTGAAACACTAGCTGGATTTTTACTTGAAATTTCTGGAAATTTCCCAAAGAAAAGACAAAAAATAACGTTTCATAATCTTATTTTTACCATCGAAAATGTAGATAAGAGAAGAATAAAACAAATAAAAGTTACGTTATTGTAA
- the rpmA gene encoding 50S ribosomal protein L27, whose product MAHKKGVGSSKNGRESESKRLGVKIYGGQAAIAGNIIVRQRGSKHNPGENVYMGKDHTLHAKVDGVVKFQKKGENKSYVSVIPFEA is encoded by the coding sequence ATGGCTCACAAGAAAGGTGTCGGTAGTTCGAAGAATGGTAGAGAATCAGAATCGAAACGTTTAGGCGTTAAGATTTATGGTGGTCAAGCTGCTATTGCTGGAAACATCATTGTTAGACAAAGAGGTTCGAAGCACAACCCAGGTGAAAACGTTTACATGGGTAAAGATCATACTTTACATGCTAAAGTTGATGGAGTTGTAAAATTCCAGAAAAAAGGAGAAAACAAATCTTATGTATCTGTAATTCCTTTTGAAGCTTAA
- a CDS encoding M16 family metallopeptidase codes for MKKFIYIAASLFLTITMQAQDRPQPKPGPAPTININKPQSFVLKNGLKVLVVENHKLPRVSFNLTLDNPPYAEGNKKGVSDILSGMLGNGTEKIGKDAYNEEIDFLGANINFYASGASANGLSRYSKRILELMADGALNPLFDQAEFEKEKEKMIEGLKADEKSVTAIARRVENVLVFGKEHYAGEFTSEETLKNVTLDDVILNYNTYFVPANAYLVIVGDVNFKEVKKEVEKLFGSWKKATAPQLTYSNPKDVQYSQINFIDTPNAVQSEISLVNLSNLKMTDKEYFSVLLANQILGGGGEGRLFLNLREKHGWTYGAYSSIGAGKYINKFRSSASVRNTVTDSAVVEFFNELKRMKTELVSDEDLKNAKAKYVGNFVMQIEKPSTIARYALNKETQGLSEDFYENYIKNINAVTAEDIKNAANKYFLTNNTRVVIVGKAGDVLPGLEVMSKKENLPIFYFDKYGNPTEKPEVKKPIPAGVTAQSVLNNYINAIGGEKAVKNVKTLAVFSSGTVQGTNLELVVKSAPKKLGVEMKAMGMTMMKQVVNEKEAYAVQQGQRKDFKDDELKDMQAEATTFKELALLTDKDLTLTGIENINGADAYAIKNGKSTYYYDVKTGFKVAEAKELEQGGQKMTQTTYYQDYKDVKGLKFPYKTIMNVGIEIELITSEVKINEGVTDADFK; via the coding sequence ATGAAAAAATTTATATATATAGCAGCCAGTTTATTTTTAACAATAACTATGCAAGCACAAGATAGACCACAACCAAAACCAGGACCAGCGCCTACTATTAACATTAACAAGCCACAAAGCTTTGTTCTTAAAAATGGTTTAAAGGTTTTAGTGGTTGAAAATCATAAATTACCTAGAGTTTCTTTTAATTTAACTTTAGATAATCCGCCTTATGCTGAAGGTAACAAAAAAGGAGTTTCTGACATTTTAAGCGGAATGTTAGGAAATGGTACTGAAAAAATTGGAAAAGATGCTTACAATGAAGAAATCGACTTTTTAGGTGCTAATATTAACTTTTATGCTTCTGGTGCATCTGCAAACGGACTTTCAAGATATTCTAAAAGAATCTTAGAATTAATGGCAGACGGAGCTTTAAATCCATTATTTGATCAAGCTGAATTCGAAAAGGAAAAAGAAAAAATGATCGAAGGATTAAAAGCAGATGAAAAAAGCGTTACTGCAATTGCTCGAAGAGTAGAAAATGTTTTGGTTTTTGGAAAAGAGCATTATGCAGGTGAATTCACAAGTGAAGAAACTTTAAAAAATGTTACTTTAGATGATGTTATTCTAAATTACAATACATATTTCGTTCCAGCTAATGCGTATTTAGTAATCGTGGGTGATGTTAACTTTAAAGAAGTTAAAAAAGAAGTAGAAAAATTATTTGGTTCTTGGAAAAAAGCAACTGCTCCACAGTTAACGTATTCAAATCCAAAAGACGTTCAATACAGTCAAATTAACTTTATTGATACTCCAAATGCAGTTCAATCTGAAATTTCATTGGTTAATTTGTCTAATTTAAAAATGACTGATAAAGAATATTTTTCAGTTTTATTAGCAAACCAAATCTTAGGAGGTGGTGGTGAAGGAAGATTATTCTTAAACTTACGTGAAAAACACGGATGGACTTATGGAGCTTATTCTTCTATCGGTGCTGGAAAATATATTAACAAATTCCGTTCAAGTGCTTCTGTAAGAAATACAGTTACTGATAGTGCTGTTGTTGAGTTTTTCAACGAATTAAAAAGAATGAAAACGGAATTGGTTTCTGATGAAGATTTAAAAAATGCTAAAGCAAAATATGTTGGAAACTTTGTAATGCAAATTGAAAAACCTTCAACAATTGCTCGTTATGCTTTAAACAAAGAAACTCAAGGATTGTCTGAAGATTTCTATGAAAATTACATTAAAAATATTAATGCAGTTACTGCAGAAGATATTAAAAATGCAGCCAATAAATATTTCTTAACAAATAATACTAGAGTTGTTATTGTTGGAAAAGCGGGTGATGTTTTACCAGGATTAGAAGTAATGAGTAAAAAAGAAAATTTACCAATCTTCTATTTTGATAAATATGGTAACCCAACAGAAAAGCCAGAAGTTAAAAAACCTATTCCTGCAGGAGTTACTGCTCAATCTGTTTTAAACAACTACATCAATGCTATTGGTGGTGAAAAAGCTGTTAAAAATGTAAAAACGTTAGCTGTGTTTTCTTCAGGTACAGTTCAAGGAACTAATTTAGAGTTAGTTGTAAAATCAGCTCCAAAGAAATTAGGTGTTGAAATGAAAGCTATGGGAATGACTATGATGAAACAAGTTGTTAACGAAAAAGAAGCTTATGCTGTTCAACAAGGTCAAAGAAAAGATTTCAAAGATGATGAGTTGAAAGACATGCAAGCTGAAGCTACAACTTTTAAAGAATTAGCTTTATTAACAGATAAAGATCTTACTTTAACTGGAATTGAAAATATTAATGGTGCTGATGCTTATGCTATCAAAAATGGAAAATCTACTTATTACTACGATGTAAAAACCGGATTTAAAGTGGCTGAAGCTAAAGAGTTAGAGCAAGGTGGTCAAAAAATGACTCAAACTACTTACTATCAAGATTATAAGGATGTTAAAGGGTTGAAATTCCCATACAAAACTATAATGAATGTAGGTATTGAAATCGAGTTGATTACTTCTGAAGTTAAAATTAACGAAGGAGTAACAGATGCAGATTTTAAATAA
- a CDS encoding M16 family metallopeptidase has protein sequence MKKSLMALGTALMLGGTATAQKVTFEEFDLDNGLHVVLHQDNSAPVVITSVMYHVGAKDEQPDRTGFAHFFEHLLFEGTKNIGRGDWFKLVTANGGNNNANTTDDRTYYYEVFPSNNLELAIWMESERLMHPVINQIGVDTQNEVVKEEKRLRVDNQPYGNLIKAVKENMFKVHPYKWTTIGEMEHLDAATLEEFLAFNKKFYVPNNAVLVIAGQFDKSQAKEWVNKYFSPIPKGAPVTRQKVEEAPITQEFKATWQDPNIQIPMLVASYRTPSMKSRDARVLDMISAYLSDGKSSKLYKKIVDDKKMALQIGAFNYSQEDYGMYLIYGLPMGDNSMESILKEIDEEIVKMQNELISEKDYQKLQNKFESNYVSNNSSVEGIADNLATYYMLYGDINLINTEIDIYRSITREEIRDVAKKYLNSNQRMILDYVPAKDKAQN, from the coding sequence ATGAAAAAATCTTTAATGGCTTTGGGTACTGCACTTATGCTTGGTGGAACTGCCACTGCTCAAAAAGTAACATTTGAGGAATTTGATTTAGACAACGGGTTACACGTTGTACTTCATCAAGATAATTCTGCACCTGTTGTAATTACTTCGGTAATGTATCATGTGGGTGCTAAAGACGAACAACCAGATCGTACTGGTTTTGCCCATTTTTTTGAACACCTTTTATTTGAAGGAACAAAAAATATTGGTCGTGGTGATTGGTTTAAGTTAGTAACGGCTAATGGAGGAAACAACAATGCTAATACTACAGATGACAGAACCTATTATTATGAAGTTTTTCCTTCTAATAATTTAGAATTAGCTATTTGGATGGAATCGGAAAGATTAATGCATCCAGTAATTAATCAAATTGGTGTAGATACTCAAAATGAAGTAGTTAAAGAAGAAAAAAGATTACGTGTTGATAATCAGCCTTATGGAAATTTAATCAAAGCAGTTAAAGAAAACATGTTTAAAGTTCACCCATATAAATGGACAACCATTGGGGAAATGGAACATTTAGACGCTGCTACTTTAGAAGAGTTTTTAGCCTTCAATAAAAAATTCTATGTTCCAAATAATGCTGTTTTAGTAATTGCGGGTCAATTTGATAAATCACAAGCTAAAGAATGGGTAAATAAATATTTTAGTCCTATTCCTAAAGGAGCTCCAGTAACACGTCAAAAAGTAGAAGAAGCTCCAATTACACAAGAGTTTAAAGCTACTTGGCAAGATCCTAATATTCAAATTCCAATGTTGGTTGCTTCTTACAGAACACCTTCAATGAAATCTCGTGATGCAAGAGTATTAGATATGATTTCTGCTTATTTATCTGACGGTAAAAGTTCTAAACTTTACAAAAAAATTGTTGACGATAAAAAAATGGCACTTCAAATTGGAGCATTCAATTATAGTCAAGAAGATTATGGTATGTATTTAATTTATGGATTACCAATGGGTGATAACTCTATGGAATCTATCTTAAAAGAAATTGATGAAGAAATTGTTAAAATGCAAAACGAATTAATTTCTGAAAAAGATTATCAAAAACTTCAAAATAAATTTGAAAGCAATTATGTAAGCAATAATTCATCAGTTGAAGGAATTGCAGATAACTTAGCTACTTATTATATGTTGTATGGCGATATTAATTTAATCAATACAGAAATTGATATTTATCGTTCTATTACAAGAGAGGAAATTAGAGACGTTGCAAAAAAATATCTAAACTCAAATCAAAGAATGATTTTAGATTATGTTCCTGCTAAAGACAAAGCTCAAAACTAA
- a CDS encoding Rne/Rng family ribonuclease — protein MNKELIIRSGSNAVDFALLKDGKLIELHKEEEKQSNFAVGDIFIAKIRKPVAGLNAAFVNLGHEKDAFLHYHDLGPNLPSLMKFIKLVSAGKLKDYSLKNFPFEAEIDKNGAITDILSANQSVLVQVVKEPISTKGPRISSEISLAGRYVVLVPFSDRVSVSQKIESREEKDRLKRLVQSIKPKGFGVIVRTVAEGKKVAELDKDLQTLMDRWSAMCRRLQTAHHPSKVLGELNKASSILRDVFNDTFTGIHVDDEDLYLETKEYLQEIAPDKVSIVKHYQSKELPLFEKYNIERQIKTSFGKTVSMSKGAYLIIEHTEALHVIDVNSGNRSAKATSQEDTALEVNMIAAAEIARQLRLRDMGGIIVVDFIDMQNPENRKVLYDFLREEMSDDKAKHKILPPSKFGLIQITRQRVRPEVNIKTREEDPNKENGEIEAPILIIDKIASDLERIIKDHKKVVLNAHPFVAAYLTKGFPSLRSKWFFEYKKWVKIIPRDAYTYLEYHFFDKQGNEIK, from the coding sequence ATGAACAAAGAGTTAATTATTAGATCGGGTTCAAATGCTGTAGATTTTGCCTTATTAAAAGATGGAAAACTAATAGAATTACACAAAGAAGAAGAAAAGCAAAGCAATTTTGCGGTGGGTGATATTTTTATTGCTAAAATCCGTAAACCTGTGGCTGGTTTAAATGCCGCTTTTGTAAACTTAGGTCATGAAAAAGATGCTTTTTTGCATTATCACGATTTGGGTCCTAATCTACCTTCTTTGATGAAATTTATTAAACTTGTAAGCGCAGGTAAATTAAAAGATTATTCACTCAAAAATTTTCCTTTTGAAGCTGAAATTGATAAAAATGGTGCTATAACCGACATTCTAAGCGCCAATCAATCTGTTTTAGTTCAGGTAGTGAAAGAGCCTATTTCTACTAAAGGTCCCAGAATTAGTTCTGAGATTTCCTTAGCCGGAAGATATGTGGTTTTAGTTCCTTTTTCAGATCGTGTCTCTGTTTCGCAAAAAATAGAATCGAGAGAAGAAAAAGACCGATTAAAACGATTGGTTCAATCTATTAAACCAAAAGGATTCGGTGTTATTGTGAGAACAGTAGCCGAAGGCAAAAAAGTAGCCGAACTAGATAAAGATCTACAAACATTGATGGACCGCTGGTCTGCCATGTGTAGAAGATTACAAACGGCTCATCATCCATCAAAAGTACTAGGAGAACTTAATAAAGCTTCTTCTATCTTACGAGATGTATTTAATGATACCTTCACTGGTATTCATGTTGATGATGAAGATTTGTATCTTGAAACGAAGGAGTATTTGCAAGAGATAGCTCCGGATAAAGTGTCTATCGTAAAACACTATCAGTCTAAGGAACTGCCTCTTTTTGAAAAATATAATATTGAGCGACAAATAAAAACGTCTTTTGGAAAAACAGTTTCCATGAGCAAAGGTGCTTATTTGATTATTGAACACACAGAAGCTTTGCATGTTATTGATGTAAACAGCGGAAATCGTTCAGCAAAAGCAACTAGCCAAGAAGATACTGCTCTAGAAGTAAACATGATTGCTGCAGCCGAAATTGCACGTCAGTTACGACTTAGAGACATGGGCGGAATTATTGTAGTGGATTTTATTGATATGCAAAATCCCGAAAATCGCAAAGTATTGTACGATTTCTTAAGAGAAGAAATGAGTGACGATAAGGCCAAGCATAAAATCTTGCCTCCTAGCAAATTTGGATTAATTCAAATTACTAGACAAAGAGTTAGACCAGAAGTCAATATTAAAACAAGAGAAGAAGACCCTAATAAAGAAAACGGGGAAATTGAAGCTCCAATTTTAATTATAGACAAAATAGCGTCTGATCTTGAACGCATTATTAAAGACCATAAAAAGGTTGTTTTAAACGCACACCCTTTTGTGGCAGCATACCTTACTAAAGGTTTTCCATCCTTACGTTCGAAATGGTTTTTCGAATATAAGAAATGGGTGAAAATTATACCTCGTGACGCTTACACGTATCTAGAATACCATTTCTTTGACAAACAAGGAAATGAAATTAAATAA
- a CDS encoding single-stranded DNA-binding protein, whose translation MNGTLNKVILIGHLGDEVKMHYFEGGNCIGRFPLATNEVYINKTTGEKITSTEWHNIVVRNKAAEICEKYLSKGDKIYIEGRIKSRQWQAEDGATKYTTEIQVTEFTFLTTKKDTDLSKSSLPTGSAPEDF comes from the coding sequence ATGAACGGAACATTAAACAAGGTTATTTTAATCGGTCATTTAGGTGACGAAGTTAAAATGCATTACTTTGAAGGCGGAAATTGCATTGGTCGTTTTCCTTTAGCAACTAACGAAGTGTACATTAACAAAACTACTGGAGAAAAAATAACTTCTACAGAATGGCACAACATTGTTGTTCGAAACAAAGCTGCAGAAATTTGCGAAAAATACCTTTCTAAAGGCGATAAAATATACATTGAGGGTCGAATCAAATCGCGTCAATGGCAAGCAGAAGACGGTGCTACCAAATACACTACTGAAATTCAGGTAACCGAATTCACATTCTTAACCACTAAAAAAGACACCGATTTGAGTAAATCTTCATTACCAACAGGTAGTGCACCTGAAGATTTTTAA
- a CDS encoding DMT family transporter has translation MENNTTKWFLLGFLGCVWGSSFILMQLGLKGVNSVQLGSLRILFAAIFLIIVGFKQISQIPSYKWKYIAVTALCGTFIPAFLFAFALSKIDGSISSILNSLTPLNTLLVGLFFFGMSAQRSQVFGVIIGFIGCALLVLFGDGENTTENYYYAILIVIASIFYGVNVNLIKKYLSDLKPLTISTGNFLIMFFPAFIVLYFTGFFDIVQEVKVQKSLGFIAILGIVGTGFSNILFFKLIQLSSPVFASSVTYIIPVVAFILGNLFMEETLSAIQLLGALIVLIGVYFSSKK, from the coding sequence ATGGAAAACAATACAACAAAATGGTTTTTATTAGGCTTTTTAGGCTGTGTTTGGGGAAGTTCCTTCATCTTAATGCAATTGGGCTTAAAAGGTGTAAATTCGGTTCAATTAGGAAGTTTACGAATTCTGTTTGCTGCAATTTTTTTAATAATTGTTGGGTTTAAGCAAATTTCACAAATTCCATCCTATAAATGGAAATATATTGCTGTAACAGCATTATGCGGAACATTTATTCCAGCATTTTTATTTGCATTTGCCCTTTCAAAAATCGATGGTTCAATTAGCTCCATATTAAACTCCTTAACTCCATTAAATACCTTACTTGTAGGATTGTTCTTTTTTGGCATGAGTGCACAAAGAAGTCAGGTTTTTGGAGTGATTATTGGATTTATAGGTTGTGCCTTATTAGTTTTATTTGGAGATGGAGAAAACACAACTGAGAACTATTATTACGCGATTTTAATTGTAATTGCTTCTATTTTTTACGGAGTAAATGTCAATTTAATAAAAAAATATTTATCCGATTTAAAACCATTAACAATAAGCACAGGAAACTTTTTGATTATGTTTTTTCCGGCTTTTATTGTTTTGTATTTTACAGGCTTTTTTGATATTGTTCAGGAAGTAAAAGTGCAAAAATCTTTAGGTTTTATTGCCATTTTAGGTATTGTAGGAACCGGATTTTCAAATATTTTATTCTTTAAATTGATTCAGCTTTCATCACCTGTTTTTGCTTCTTCGGTTACTTATATTATTCCTGTAGTTGCTTTTATATTAGGCAATTTATTTATGGAAGAAACACTTTCTGCAATACAACTACTAGGAGCTTTAATTGTATTAATTGGAGTTTATTTTTCGAGTAAAAAATAA
- a CDS encoding heavy-metal-associated domain-containing protein — translation MKNLKNTGLALLMTLLLASCKQENKEVAVEETKKEVVSEADLAKMQTASFTIDGMTCAMGCAKTIENKLAAQDGVGQAVVDFDTKIATVKFDAEKQSIESLTKTIEAVAGGDSYKVTESKKM, via the coding sequence ATGAAAAATTTAAAAAATACTGGTTTAGCACTTTTAATGACACTTTTATTAGCAAGTTGCAAACAAGAAAACAAAGAAGTTGCGGTTGAAGAAACAAAAAAAGAAGTGGTTTCTGAAGCCGATTTAGCTAAAATGCAAACAGCAAGTTTTACTATCGACGGTATGACTTGTGCAATGGGTTGTGCTAAAACTATTGAAAATAAATTAGCTGCACAAGATGGTGTTGGGCAAGCAGTTGTGGATTTTGACACTAAAATTGCAACAGTAAAGTTTGATGCAGAAAAACAATCAATAGAATCCTTAACTAAAACTATTGAAGCAGTTGCTGGCGGTGATTCTTACAAAGTTACCGAATCGAAAAAAATGTAA
- the mutY gene encoding A/G-specific adenine glycosylase — MNFSNSLIHWYLQNKRDLPWRNTTDPYPIWLSEIMLQQTRVAQGLPYFLSFTEAFPTVFDLAKADEEHVLKLWQGLGYYSRARNLHATAKHIAFELNGEFPSNYKELLKLKGVGEYTAAAIASFSFNEAVAVLDGNVFRVLSRYYNVESDISLPKTKTEFQQLAQEVLDKKNPALFNQAIMEFGALQCVPKNPNCEMCILNSSCAGLQHKKVNELPIKSKKTKVTPRYLNYLILKDSDSNFIVQKREGKGIWENLYEFPVFETESQLSEDEIINQVSEMKFYNLEPIEVLSLHNDVMLHKLSHQHLNIRFFEVQFASKLPDSKPLTEIEKLPFPIVIHNFIASNYCNSL, encoded by the coding sequence ATGAATTTTTCTAACTCTTTAATTCATTGGTATTTACAAAATAAGCGCGACTTACCTTGGAGAAATACGACTGATCCGTACCCTATTTGGCTTTCAGAAATTATGCTTCAACAAACTCGAGTGGCGCAAGGTTTACCTTATTTTTTGTCTTTTACTGAGGCTTTTCCAACTGTTTTTGACTTAGCCAAAGCTGATGAAGAACACGTTTTAAAACTTTGGCAAGGTTTAGGATATTATTCTAGAGCTAGAAATTTACATGCCACTGCTAAACACATTGCATTTGAATTAAATGGTGAATTCCCTTCCAATTATAAAGAATTATTAAAATTAAAAGGTGTTGGTGAATATACCGCTGCCGCTATTGCCTCTTTTTCATTTAACGAAGCTGTTGCGGTATTAGACGGAAATGTGTTCCGCGTTTTGAGTCGTTATTATAATGTAGAGAGTGATATTTCTCTACCAAAAACAAAAACAGAATTTCAACAATTAGCGCAAGAAGTATTAGACAAAAAGAATCCTGCTCTATTTAATCAAGCGATTATGGAGTTTGGTGCTTTGCAGTGTGTTCCAAAAAATCCAAATTGCGAAATGTGTATTTTAAATTCGAGTTGTGCTGGACTTCAACATAAAAAAGTAAACGAGCTTCCGATTAAATCGAAGAAAACAAAAGTAACTCCTCGCTACCTGAACTATTTAATTTTAAAAGATTCAGACTCTAACTTTATTGTTCAAAAGCGCGAAGGAAAAGGAATTTGGGAAAACTTATACGAATTTCCTGTTTTTGAAACCGAATCGCAATTATCAGAAGATGAAATTATAAATCAAGTTTCTGAAATGAAGTTTTATAATTTGGAACCTATTGAAGTACTTTCGCTTCATAATGATGTTATGCTTCATAAACTATCCCATCAACACTTAAATATTCGTTTTTTTGAAGTCCAATTCGCTTCAAAATTACCTGATTCAAAACCACTTACAGAAATTGAAAAACTACCTTTTCCTATAGTTATACATAATTTTATTGCTTCAAATTATTGTAATTCACTTTAA
- the gldD gene encoding gliding motility lipoprotein GldD: protein MIQNIVKLSCLGLFLSLISCGDETLPKPKGHLSLEYPEAKYSKLESDCSFTFEKNNLALIKNKSCAFEINYPKMKATIYLTHKTVNNDIYNLLRDAQTLTYNHVVKADDIVEQPFINNKKKVYGMFYEVGGNAATNAQFYATDSTKNFIVGSVYFYAKPNFDSILPAAQYLKDDMRRIMETLEWK, encoded by the coding sequence ATGATACAAAATATAGTAAAATTAAGTTGTTTGGGATTATTTTTAAGTTTGATTTCTTGTGGAGATGAAACTTTACCAAAACCAAAAGGTCATTTGAGCTTAGAATATCCAGAAGCGAAATACTCAAAATTAGAGTCTGATTGTAGCTTTACATTTGAAAAAAACAATTTAGCACTAATCAAAAATAAATCTTGCGCTTTTGAGATTAATTATCCAAAGATGAAAGCCACTATTTATTTAACTCATAAAACGGTAAATAATGATATTTACAATCTATTAAGAGATGCTCAAACTCTTACCTATAATCACGTAGTAAAAGCTGATGATATTGTAGAGCAACCTTTTATTAATAATAAGAAAAAGGTTTACGGAATGTTCTATGAAGTTGGTGGTAACGCAGCTACAAATGCTCAATTTTACGCCACCGATAGCACTAAAAACTTTATTGTAGGAAGTGTTTATTTTTACGCTAAACCTAATTTTGATTCTATATTACCAGCAGCACAATATCTAAAAGATGATATGCGTAGGATTATGGAAACGTTAGAGTGGAAATAA
- the rplU gene encoding 50S ribosomal protein L21, with translation MYAIVEIAGQQFKVSKDQKVYVHRLASEEGTKVSFDKVLLLDDNGNVTLGAPAVEGASVEAKVLQHLKGDKVIVFKKKRRKGYKKKNGHRQSFTQILIEGISATGAKKKATKKADVEVAEVTEEVKPKAKATKKPKTEE, from the coding sequence ATGTACGCAATCGTAGAGATAGCAGGGCAACAATTCAAAGTAAGCAAAGACCAAAAGGTTTATGTTCACCGTTTAGCTTCGGAAGAAGGAACTAAAGTTTCTTTTGACAAAGTTCTTTTATTAGATGATAACGGAAACGTAACTTTAGGCGCCCCAGCTGTAGAAGGTGCTTCAGTAGAAGCTAAAGTGTTACAACACTTAAAAGGTGACAAAGTAATTGTTTTCAAAAAGAAAAGAAGAAAAGGTTACAAAAAGAAAAACGGTCACAGACAATCATTTACTCAAATTTTAATTGAGGGAATTTCAGCTACAGGAGCTAAGAAAAAAGCAACTAAAAAAGCTGACGTTGAAGTAGCAGAGGTTACTGAAGAAGTAAAACCAAAAGCTAAGGCAACAAAAAAACCAAAAACTGAAGAATAA